Proteins from one Chroococcidiopsis sp. CCMEE 29 genomic window:
- the scyA gene encoding scytonemin biosynthesis protein ScyA (ScyA, a thiamin diphosphate-dependent enzyme, performs an acyloin condensation during scytonemin biosythesis. It joins a molecule of indole-3-pyruvate to one of para-hydroxyphenylpyruvic acid.): MTENYTRSTAPISTEPYFVESASLADPSYDYQLDDLENDTDGQLDKDSHLVPLSLSVSEAIAQMLAELGISYAFGVSGGAMATLWGALSNSPIKVVHCRHEGGAAFAAVEAYFASNRPVVAFTTAGPGLTNSLTGLFAARDEGAKVVLLSACTSAPQRGRWAIQETSTYTLPSSGVFTSGALFNYATTVESAEQLPQIFRSLALGLSQAGGFVAHLSIPTGVQTSSLNISLPRLDLSHSLATPSEETISKCVQLLSEGPFAIWVGFGARDAAEEIRSLAERTGAAVMCSPRGKGIFPENHPQFVGVTGLGGHASVMKYMQEQPPLRTLVLGTRLGEPTSFWSSSMVPPGGFVHVDIDPKVPGVAYPAAETLPIQSDVRMFLKALLKHFPESPGSTTPSLPHPEREPINPGSDLVRPEVLMDAIQRAIVEGSDAVVLAESGNSFTWATHLLRIDRPNRYRVSTGVGSMGHMVAGVVGAAQARHGKAVAIVGDGSMLMNSEISTAVKYQIPAVWIVLNDARYNMCHQGMSMLGLQGADATIPQADFVMIACGMGAVGIRVERESDVQAALEAAIASPVPFVLDVIIDPTPLAPSGARNKSLQAQGVTSSPAKKKQVSFPMV; encoded by the coding sequence ATGACTGAAAACTATACTCGATCAACCGCTCCAATCAGCACTGAACCCTACTTCGTAGAATCTGCGTCATTAGCTGATCCTAGTTACGACTACCAACTCGATGACCTAGAAAACGATACGGACGGTCAGCTAGACAAAGACTCACATCTAGTGCCGCTATCGCTCTCAGTCTCTGAGGCGATCGCTCAGATGCTGGCAGAGTTAGGAATCAGCTACGCCTTTGGTGTCTCCGGGGGAGCAATGGCAACACTGTGGGGTGCGCTGTCTAATAGCCCCATCAAGGTGGTTCACTGTCGCCATGAAGGAGGAGCGGCCTTTGCAGCGGTCGAGGCATACTTCGCTAGTAACCGTCCTGTAGTGGCGTTCACCACAGCAGGTCCAGGTCTCACTAACTCGCTGACTGGATTATTTGCGGCGCGGGATGAAGGCGCAAAGGTGGTTTTACTGTCAGCTTGCACCTCAGCCCCGCAGCGCGGTCGGTGGGCTATTCAGGAAACCAGCACCTATACATTACCAAGCTCAGGGGTTTTTACCTCAGGAGCATTATTCAATTATGCAACCACCGTCGAGTCAGCAGAGCAACTGCCACAGATTTTTCGCAGTCTCGCCCTTGGTCTTTCACAAGCCGGTGGCTTCGTTGCCCATTTGAGTATTCCCACGGGGGTTCAGACAAGTTCACTCAATATATCGCTGCCTCGGCTAGATCTTTCTCATTCTCTGGCAACGCCTAGTGAGGAAACGATCTCGAAATGCGTTCAGTTGCTATCTGAAGGACCATTCGCCATCTGGGTCGGCTTTGGTGCGCGGGATGCTGCCGAGGAGATCCGCTCCTTAGCTGAGAGAACTGGAGCAGCAGTCATGTGTTCGCCGCGTGGCAAAGGTATCTTTCCCGAAAACCATCCTCAGTTTGTGGGTGTCACAGGCTTGGGCGGTCATGCTTCGGTGATGAAATATATGCAGGAGCAGCCTCCATTACGCACGTTAGTACTGGGGACGCGGCTAGGTGAACCTACTTCCTTCTGGAGTTCCTCAATGGTTCCCCCAGGAGGATTCGTGCATGTTGACATTGATCCAAAAGTGCCAGGCGTTGCGTATCCGGCTGCAGAAACCCTTCCGATTCAGTCTGATGTGAGAATGTTTCTAAAGGCGCTGCTAAAGCATTTTCCAGAATCTCCAGGGTCAACAACCCCGTCGCTGCCTCATCCTGAACGTGAGCCAATCAATCCTGGCAGCGACCTAGTGCGACCTGAGGTGCTGATGGATGCAATTCAACGAGCGATCGTTGAAGGCAGCGATGCAGTGGTTCTAGCTGAGTCGGGTAACTCGTTTACTTGGGCAACTCACCTGCTGCGAATTGATCGACCGAATCGTTACCGGGTCAGCACTGGAGTCGGCTCGATGGGTCATATGGTTGCGGGTGTAGTAGGTGCTGCTCAAGCACGGCATGGCAAAGCCGTCGCCATCGTCGGGGATGGGTCGATGCTAATGAACAGCGAGATCAGCACGGCAGTGAAATATCAAATTCCTGCCGTTTGGATTGTACTCAACGACGCGCGCTACAACATGTGCCACCAAGGAATGTCGATGCTGGGACTTCAGGGTGCAGATGCGACAATTCCACAGGCAGATTTTGTCATGATTGCTTGCGGGATGGGAGCTGTAGGTATCCGCGTTGAAAGAG